Genomic window (Nitrosophilus kaiyonis):
CATTTTTTATCAAAAATTTAAGCTGTTCTTCTTTAAAAAATCTCACTTCTTTATTTATTTTTTCTATTTTTAAAATATATTGGCTATTTTTGAGCCACTCCATATGTGGATATGAAAAGCCTCTCTTTTTTCTTTCAATAATCTCTTTTGGTATATATTTAGCTGCAATTTTTTTTAGAATATATTTTGGCTCTTTATCTCTTTTTTTTGAAAATGCAGCATATAATAATCTTTTATCAAGAAGAGGCGTTCTTGCTTCAATTGTATTTGCCATACTTACCATATCTAACTTTTTAAGATAAAGAGATTCAAGTCTTACTTTTAAATCCAAAAAGGTAAAAAAATCAACCTCTTTTTCAAAATTGCTATTTCTCCACTCATCAAGATGTCCCTTTATACATAATAGCGACTCATTATCTTTAACATTTTGTTTTAAAAAGAGATTTTTTTGTAGGTCTGTAAAAACTTCACAACTTGAGCGAAAAATCACCTCATCATTAAAAACCCTTTTATACCACTCCCACTCCTTATTTGGACTAAAGTTGCTTTTAAAATAGTTTTTTAGCCAATTTTTATATTTTAAATTTTTAGCTCTATATAGATCCAAAAACTCAAAATATTGGCGATATCCTAAGAAAATTTCATCTCCCCCTTCTCCACTTAAAACAACTCTAAATCCATCTTTTTTAATCTGTTTAAATAAAAAATATAGAGGTAAACTTGCGCTATCCCCAATAGGCTCATCAAAATGATCTATTAAAAAATCAAAACTTTCAAAAAAATCATCTTTTGTAAAAATAAACTCTTTATGCTCACTTTTTATATGATTAGCAACAATTTTTGCATATTTTAATTCGCTATATTTTTCCTCTTTATATCCAATAGAATAGGTAGTGAGTTTTTTTTGCTCTTGTTTAGCTAATGCACTAACTAAAGAACTATCAACTCCTCCACTAAGAAGTGAAGCAACTTCAAAATCTCCTTGCAATCTTTTTCTTATTGAATCTATTAAAATTTTTTCGATATCGCCATT
Coding sequences:
- the asnB gene encoding asparagine synthase (glutamine-hydrolyzing) gives rise to the protein MCGFLGVVGRYDEKRAKESLNLLIHRGKDFQGFYKDKNIFLGHNRLYILNKDVNQPLIKDNKVLVFNGEIYNYKDFDVLSDTEAIIKAYPNFEKLEGMFSFGIYDKKNLYLAKDIFGKKPLYFYKNSEIFIFALEIKAILHYIKKAEFNKNALSCYLSFGSIPNRSTFYKDIYKINSGEILKFDIENFSYEIDRFDTLLKKENGDIEKILIDSIRKRLQGDFEVASLLSGGVDSSLVSALAKQEQKKLTTYSIGYKEEKYSELKYAKIVANHIKSEHKEFIFTKDDFFESFDFLIDHFDEPIGDSASLPLYFLFKQIKKDGFRVVLSGEGGDEIFLGYRQYFEFLDLYRAKNLKYKNWLKNYFKSNFSPNKEWEWYKRVFNDEVIFRSSCEVFTDLQKNLFLKQNVKDNESLLCIKGHLDEWRNSNFEKEVDFFTFLDLKVRLESLYLKKLDMVSMANTIEARTPLLDKRLLYAAFSKKRDKEPKYILKKIAAKYIPKEIIERKKRGFSYPHMEWLKNSQYILKIEKINKEVRFFKEEQLKFLIKNAKRNRFSRHFWLVLAFLLWFERRFL